The following proteins are encoded in a genomic region of Arachis stenosperma cultivar V10309 chromosome 4, arast.V10309.gnm1.PFL2, whole genome shotgun sequence:
- the LOC130974866 gene encoding glycosyltransferase BC10-like — MGYMQMLTTRSRHRSPMKKPTTMILLLCIFLLCAYYYFIHQLIIKGTLVCYIPFSSCGKCEKYPDSCDYLPPPAIERKYTNDEIASHVVVRDILNAPCLSKNPKIAFMFLTPGSLPFERLWDKFFQGHEGKFSVYVHSSKTKPLRMSRYFINQDIPSDEVHWGNISMFDAERRLLANALQDPHNQRFVLLSDSCIPLHSFGYIYDYLINTNVSFVECFEDIGPQGNGRYSRHMLPEIQMKDFRKGGQWFTLKRQHALVVIADNLYYSKFRAYCKLGFEGKYCIVDEQYLPTLFNIVDPGGIANWSVTHVDWSKRGWHPKTYGVEDVTYQLLNNISSVDVSMHVTSNMKKEIKRQPCLWNGIQRPCYLFARKFTPQTIDKLLHIFSNYSIN, encoded by the exons ATGGGTTACATGCAAATGTTGACAACAAGGTCACGCCACCGATCTCCAATGAAGAAGCCAACAACAATGATTTTACTTCTTTGCATTTTTCTATTATGTGCTTATTATTATTTCATTCATCagttaataataaaaggaaCTTTGGTTTGTTACATCCCCTTTTCTTCATGTGGAAAGTGTGAGAAGTATCCTGATAGTTGTGATTATCTTCCACCACCTGCTATTGAAAGGAAATATACAAATGATGAGATTGCATCACATGTTGTTGTTAGGGATATTTTGAATGCACCTTGTCTTTCAAAAAATCCCAAAATTGCCTTCATGTTCTTGACCCCTGGTTCCTTGCCATTTGAGAGATTGTGGGATAAGTTTTTCCAa GGACATGAAGGGAAGTTCTCTGTTTATGTTCATTCATCCAAGACTAAACCACTTCGTATGAGccgctattttattaatcaggaTATACCCAGTGATGAG GTGCATTGGGGCAATATTTCTATGTTTGATGCAGAGAGGAGACTGCTTGCAAATGCTTTACAAGATCCTCATAACCAACGCTTTGTTTTACTTTCTGACAG CTGTATACCACTGCACAGTTTTGGCTATATTTATGACTACTTGATCAATACAAATGTCAGCTTTGTAGAGTG CTTTGAGGACATTGGTCCTCAAGGCAATGGTAGGTATTCACGACACATGCTACCTGAAATTCAGATGAAGGACTTTAGAAAGGGTGGACAG TGGTTTACTTTGAAGCGGCAACATGCTCTTGTAGTTATCGCTGACAACCTTTATTACTCAAAGTTTCGAGCTTACTGTAAG CTTGGGTTTGAAGGGAAATATTGCATAGTAGATGAGCAGTACTTACCTACCTTATTCAAT ATTGTTGATCCTGGTGGAATTGCAAATTGGTCAGTAACACATGTTGATTGGTCCAAAAGAGGCTGGCATCCTAAGACATATGGGGTTGAGGATGTTACATACCAGCTCTTGAACAATATATCG TCCGTTGATGTCAGCATGCACGTTACCAGCAACATGAAg aaagaaattaaaagacaGCCTTGCTTATGGAATGGAATTCAGAGGCCATGTTACTTGTTTGCTAGGAAATTCACTCCTCAAACAATAGACAAGTTGTTGCACATCTTTTCCAATTATTCAATCAACTGA